From a region of the Macrobrachium nipponense isolate FS-2020 chromosome 20, ASM1510439v2, whole genome shotgun sequence genome:
- the LOC135219897 gene encoding LOW QUALITY PROTEIN: G-protein coupled receptor 143-like (The sequence of the model RefSeq protein was modified relative to this genomic sequence to represent the inferred CDS: deleted 1 base in 1 codon; substituted 2 bases at 2 genomic stop codons) produces the protein MASPTIESLCCITTNNAFSKDFLQDFQSVPYNLVSIVASVFGIAGATYQILPRTSGNGTAARGGRFFRTRGRVIIKWLAAADLMASLGILIRSASWLADDTFGSKPDDSPLGQYLCIITSGMIHYFYTATYCWTFLYALDVKLVMQEKRVSHQLYHLISWMVPLALCLTGLLILYLPDLNCHSKAVNPYMRFLPNYLSSFLQLLLXXLGNPILYCISFSGVEKQIMSARGRFTHAERRVVDGLLKKFFLINAVFYLCWLPNIVNGIVLWTALDNLPRNFVLVFVWVFNGSITLLSINFLSQTAPII, from the exons ATGGCCAGCCCGACAATCGAATCCCTTTGTTGCATAACCACCAACAATGCATTCAGCAAAGATTTCCTTCAAGACTTCCAGTCTGTTCCCTATAACTTGGTATCCATAGTGGCTTCTGTCTTCGGTATTGCTGGCGCAACTTATCAG ATTTTGCCTCGCACATCTGGCAATGGCACAGCTGCCAGAGGAGGAAGATTTTTCAGAACTCGAGGTCGAGTTATCATCAAGTGGTTAGCAGCAGCAGACCTCATGGCTTCACTAG GCATATTGATACGATCAGCATCCTGGTTAGCCGATGACACTTTTGGTTCAAAGCCAGATGATAGTCCTCTTGGCCAGTACCTCTGTATCATTACATCT GGAATGATTCACTACTTTTACACAGCAACATACTGCTGGACATTTCTCTATGCATTAGATGTTAAGTTGGTTATGCAAGAGAAGCGAGTTAGTCATCAACTTTACCACCTTATCTCATGGATGGTACCACTTGCCTTGTGCCTCACAGGACTTCTCATTCTATATCTGCCTGACCtcaa TTGTCATAGTAAGGCAGTAAATCCATATATGCGTTTCCTGCCCAACTATCTCAGTTCGTTTCTTCAATTGTTGTTGTGATGATTGGGAAACCCAATTCTGTATTGC ATCTCGTTTTCTGGGgttgaaaaacaaataatgtcTGCACGAGGAAG gtTTACCCACGCTGAGCGACGGGTAGTGGATGGTCTTCTGAAGAAATTTTTCCTCATTAATGCAGTGTTTTATTTGTGCTGGCTGCCAAACATTGTAAATGGCATTGTATTATGGACAGCATTGGATAACCTTCCCAGGAATTTTGTTCTTGTATTTGTTTGGGTATTTAATGGCAGTATtacattattatcaataaatttcTTGAGTCAAACTGCACCTATAATCTGA